The region GGCCGCGATGCGCCGGATGCCGCCGAGGAGGACGAGCCCGACCGCGACGCTGATCAACAGGCCGGGAATCAGGGTCGGGACCTCCAGTCCGGTGAGATCGCGCGCGGCCTCCGCGAAGGTGCGCGCCACGGTGTTCGACTGGGCCATGTTCCCGGTGCCGAACAGCGCGGTCGCCGCGCCGAAGAACGCGAACATGCAGGCCAGCGCCTTGCCGGCGCCGGCGTGCGGCACGCCGCGGGTGATGTAGTACATCGGTCCGCTGGCCAGCTCGCCGGACTCGCGCGTGACGCGGTAGCGCACGCCGAGCACCGCCTCGGCGTACTTCGTCGCCATGCCGACGGCGGCCGTGACCCACATCCAGAAGATCGCCCCGGGGCCTCCGATGAGAATCGCGGTGGCCACCCCGCCGATGTTGCCGTTGCCCACCGTGGAGGCCAGGGCCGTCGACAGGGCCTGGAACGAGGTGATGGAGCCCTCGCCCGCGCCCGACCCCGGTTTCGCCAGCGCACTGCCCAACGTGCGCCGCACGGCGAGGGGGAACTGCCGCACCTGGATGAAGCCGGTCCGGATCGTTATCAGGAGGCCGACGAGCACCAGCACCAGCGGCATGGCGAACGGTTGCCACACCAGACCGTCTAGGGCCTCTACCTGGTCGGTCAGGGTCTGCACATCACGCTCCAGTCAGGGGGCGCGTCGGTTGCGTCAGAGCATCGACGCGAGGGTCACGAGGAGGATCAGGGCGATGGCGGCGGGGCAGATCCAGCGGATCAGGAAGGTCCACAGTGCAGGAGCGGGGAACCACGCTCCTTCCGCCCGCAGCTCGTCCAGCGCGCCGCTGACTCCCCAGATCCGGCCGATGAAGATCGCCGTGAGGCAGCCGCCGATCGGCAGGGCGAACTCGTTCCACGTGTTGACCATGAGGTCGAGGAAACCGATGCCGAATCCGGGCACCGCAGTGAACAGGGCCACCGCGCCGTTGCCCAGGGCGGATGGGATGGACAGCACGAAGATCACTCCCGACACCACGCCCACCGCCTTCGCACGCGACCACCGCAGTGCGTCGACGCAGTGCGACACCGGGACCTCCAGCAGCGAAATCGTCGAGGTGAGCGCCGCGACGCTGAGCAGCAGGAAGAAGCCGCCGCCGAAGAGGTGGCCTCCCGGCAGCTCGGCGAACAGGCGCGGAAGCACCGTGAATATCAGTCCCGGGCCGCTGGTCGTCGGATCGAAGCCGGCGATCGAGAACCCGACCGGGAAGATGATGAATCCGGCCAGCAGCGCGATCGACGTGTCGAGCGCCACGATCCAGAGTGCGGACGAGGCGATGCCGTCCTGGCGGGGAAAGTAGCTGCCGTAGGTGAGGATGCACCCCATGCCGAGGCTCAGGGAGAAGAACGCCTGACCGAGCGCCGAGGTGAAGACCGTGATGTCGGTGAGCCGCGTCAGGTCGGGGCTGAGGTAGTAGGCGAGGCCGGCCCCCGCCCCGGGCAGCGTGACCGCCCGCACCGCGAGTCCGATCAGCAGCAGCACCAGGAGCGGCATGAGCGCCTTGGTCACGCGCTCTATGCCGGTGCGGACGCCGCCCAGCAGCACGGCGGCGGTCGTCGCGATCACGAACAGGGCCAGCCCCGCGCTGAGAACGCCGTTCCCGGTGAACTCGGCGAAGAAGCGTCCGATGTCCTCCGGACTGCCCGTCACCGCGCCGGTCGCGGTGAACCAGACGTAGGCGACCGCCCAACCCGCGATCACGGAATAGA is a window of Acidobacteriota bacterium DNA encoding:
- a CDS encoding sodium:alanine symporter family protein; this translates as MQTLTDQVEALDGLVWQPFAMPLVLVLVGLLITIRTGFIQVRQFPLAVRRTLGSALAKPGSGAGEGSITSFQALSTALASTVGNGNIGGVATAILIGGPGAIFWMWVTAAVGMATKYAEAVLGVRYRVTRESGELASGPMYYITRGVPHAGAGKALACMFAFFGAATALFGTGNMAQSNTVARTFAEAARDLTGLEVPTLIPGLLISVAVGLVLLGGIRRIAAVAERLVPSMIVLYVAAAVAYILLNAAQIPAVLGQIVAGALQPAAALGGFVGASVAQVVGAGGGPRPGPRPRPPGRPRPPRPGGRS
- a CDS encoding sodium-dependent transporter → MNTTPSRGMWSSRAGFILAAAGSAVGLGNIWGFPTQVGQGGGAAFVVVYLACIFLICAPIMAGEIALGRRTRLSPVGSFAALAPGTRWWLAGGLGVLAGVGILSFYSVIAGWAVAYVWFTATGAVTGSPEDIGRFFAEFTGNGVLSAGLALFVIATTAAVLLGGVRTGIERVTKALMPLLVLLLIGLAVRAVTLPGAGAGLAYYLSPDLTRLTDITVFTSALGQAFFSLSLGMGCILTYGSYFPRQDGIASSALWIVALDTSIALLAGFIIFPVGFSIAGFDPTTSGPGLIFTVLPRLFAELPGGHLFGGGFFLLLSVAALTSTISLLEVPVSHCVDALRWSRAKAVGVVSGVIFVLSIPSALGNGAVALFTAVPGFGIGFLDLMVNTWNEFALPIGGCLTAIFIGRIWGVSGALDELRAEGAWFPAPALWTFLIRWICPAAIALILLVTLASML